The nucleotide window TGGAACCGCAGCCCGGCGTGGATCGACGCGTATCAGTTCGTTGTCGATTCACGGTACGTCGCGGCCGACGGGCGATACGCGCGGTACGCCGCCGAATCGTTCACCCCGAACCGTCCGGTGCTCGAGGCCGCGCTGGAACTAATGGCACGGGTCCACAAAGAGTTCGTGTACGATCCGCGCGCGACGACGCTCGCGACACCGGTCGCGGAGGTGTTCGAGAAGCGGCGCGGGGTGTGTCAGGACTTCGCGCACTTGCTGCTCGCATGTCTGCGGTCGCTCGGGCTCGCGGCCCGATACGTGAGCGGATACCTTTCGACCCTCCCACCGCCCGGTAAATCTCGGCTCATCGGTGCTGACGCCAGCCACGCTTGGGTAAGTGTGTTTTGCGGTGACATCGGATGGGTCGACCTCGATCCGACGAACGATCAGATCCCAGCCGAGCGTCACGTCTTGCTCGCATGGGGACGCGACTACGACGACGTAAGTCCGCTAAAGGGTGTTATTCTGGGAGGAGGGCAACACGTTGTGAAAGTGTCCGTGGATGTCTGTCCGGATCAGCCCGAACTCGGCGTCGTGGGCTGAGGTGTCCTTTGGTCACGATCAAAAAAGCGTGAAATCCTTCAGCGACAATGCTTTGGAACGATAGCTTCAGCTCGGCGAGTTGACGTCTGGGTGTTCGGGGTGCTACGATGTGGGAGAAGAACACGTGAGGCACGGGCGCTGGGGCCGTGCAGTTGGACGGGGAACGAGTGAAGTAGCGACGAACCTGTGTCGGTGCCAATCCGGCTGGTCGAGCGAACCCTTTTCCGCGAAAAATCTGTCCAAAAGTGTGCGAGTCGTGGTTCGGGCGCAAGCCCGTTCGAGCGGATGACTTGCACGTCACGAGGGGGACCGGGATTCGGCGTGATGCCGGTCCGGTTCCGAGATGGGGCTTGGCGAACGGCTGCCGGGGCCCTATACCTCAATCTTCCCCACGATTGCGGACGCATCGTGCCGCGAAAATGACGGGCAGACATGCCCGCACGTGTTAGTTATTTGATGTTCGAGACTGGTTCGCGAGTCGGAAAGAAAAGTGATGGGACGGGTTGACGGATGGGGGTCGCGAGCTAAGATGATCGGAGTGACGCAAACGCAACGCGGGTAACGAGTTGCGACGCGAAAAGTTGGTCCGGCTCGCTCGATCAGGGCGGCCGAACCATTCGGGTTCCGGAAGCGGCTCGTGAGGGCGGCGGACGGGGCTCAACAAGCCGGTAAGACGGCCAGTGGCAGGTGGTGTGACCTCCTGCCGAGACGGTCTTTGACAACGTGGTGAAGCAAGTTAAGTTGCATCTTCGTCGGTGCCGCTTGCGGGTCGTCTGGGTGTGGCGTCGCTCCTTCGGGTGCGGGGTCGGGTCCGGCGGGTTGCGGGTGGCGGCGATCAGTGACAAGACGAGACACGAGCCTTAGAAGTGGTTGAGATAATCGTCACCCGTGGCACATATCGGTGCCACGGGTGACACTAGTGGTGATGCTCGACGAACGGTACCCGCTTGCCGGCGGGTGCGGTGGTCTGGGCAGTGCGGCCAAGCTAGTAAGGGCGTGTGGGGGATGTCTTGGCACCAGGAGGCGAAAGGGCGTGGAAGACTGCGAAAAGTCCGGGGGAGTTGTCAAACGAACTTTGATCCCGGAATACCCGAGCGAACGCAGGGAACTGAAACATCTCAGTACCTGTAGGAGGAGAAAGAAACCTCGATTCCGTCAGTAGCGGCGAGCGAACGCGGAGCAGCCCAAACCGGGGGTAACACCCCGGGGTTGTAGGACCACGTTTAGGATCCATGAGTCCAAGCTGAAGCGTCTGGAATGACGCGCCGCAGGGGGTGAAAGTCCCGTAAGCGACTGGACGAGTGGCCGAGTGGTATCCTGAGTAGGACTCAACACGTGAAAGTGAGTCCGAAGCGGCGGGGTCCATCCCGCAAGGCTAAATACTCCCTGGTGACCGATAGCGTAGAGTAGCGCGAGCGAACGATGGGAAGAACCCCGACAAGGGGAGGACACTGAACCTGAAACCACATGCCTACAAGCGATCGGAGCCCTATGCGTCAGCAGGGTGACGGTGTGCCTTTTGCATAATGATCCGGCGACTTACCGTAACCAGCGAGGTTAAGGGCCTTTGGTCCGGAGCCGAAGCGAAAGCGAGTCTTAAACGGGCGTCAAGTTGGGTGCGGTAGACGCGAAACCACGTGACCTACGCATGGCCAGGATGAAGTGGGGGTACAACCCCATGGAGGACCGAACTCATTTGGGTTGAAAACCGATGGGATGAGCTGTGTGGGGGAGTGAAAGTCTAATCAAACGTGGAGATAGCTCGTTCTCTCCGAAATAACTTTAGGGTTAGCGTTCGGATAGTTGGCCGTGGGGGTAGAGCGACTGATTGCGAACGGGGGCCTACCCGGCTACCCGTCGCAGCCAAACTCCGAATACCGCGGTTCAAGTCCGGGCAGCTAGACGGTGGGGGATAATCTTCATCGTCGAGAGGGGAACAGCCCAGATCGCCCGCTAAGGTCCCAGAGTCGTGCTCAGTGCGAAAGGAAGTTGGGCTCCGGAGACAGCCAGGATGTTGGCTTAGAAGCAGCCACCATTTAAACAACGCGTAATAGCGGACTGGTCGAGGAGCCCTGCGCCGATAATGAACGGGACTCAAGCACGACACCGAAGCGGCGGGTGCAGCGATGCACGGTAGGAGAGCGTTGGGTGTGCGGCGAAGCGGTACGGGCAACGATCCGTGGAGCGCACCCAAGTGATTATGCCGGAATGAGTAGACGATAAAACGGGTGAGAATCCCGTTCGCCGTAAGCCTAAGGGTTCCTGGGGAAGGTAAATCCGCCCAGGGTTAGCCGGTGCCTAAGGCGAGGCCGAAAGGCGTAGCCGATGGGGAGCAGGTTAATACTCCTGCGCTCCTCGCGTAACACGGGACGCCGGTCCGAAGCAGTGTAGGCTAATTAGATTGCCTCAGGGCGCTTATGATCCCGATATCTGCTGAGGGCCGGCCGAGAAAACCGCGCGAGAAACCGTACTAAAACCGACACAGGTAGGCGAGATGAGTATTCTAAGGCGCTCGAGAGAACGCTCGTGAAGGAACTCTGCAAGTTAAACCCGTAACTTCGGGAAAAGGGTTGCCCACGCGAGTGGGCCGCAGTGAAAAGGTTCTGGCGACTGTTTACTAAAAACACAGGTCTGTGCGAAGGCGTAAGCCGCGGTATACAGACTGACGCCTGCCCGGTGCTGGTAAGTTAAGGGAGAGGGTTAGCCGCAAGGCGAAGCTCGCAACCGAAGCTCCAGTAAACGGCGGCCGTAACTATGACGGTCCTAAGGTAGCGAAGTTCCTTGTCGGGTAAGTTCCGACCTGCATGAATGGCGTAACGACCGGAACACTGTCTCCACGAGCGACTCGGTGAAATTGTAGTTGTCGTGAAGATGCGACATACCCGCAGCTAGACGGAAAGACCCCGTGAACCTTAACTGCAGCTTGGTATTGGGTTTAGACCCAGCATGCGTAGCGTAGGTGGGAGGCTATGAGCGGCGCATCTCGGTGCGCCGGGAGCCAACGATGAAACACCACCCTTGCTGTGTTTGAATTCTAACCCGTCGTGTGGAACGACAGGGACCGTGCTAAGTGGGCAGTTTGATTGGGGCGATCTCCTCCTAAACGGTAACGGAGGAGTGCAACGGTACCCTCAGCCCGGTTGGCAATCGGGCATCGAGCGTAAAGGTATAAGGGTGCTTGACTGCGAGCCCGATGGGGCGAGCAGGGACGAAAGTCGGCCTTAGTGATCCGGTGGTCCCGGATGGAAGGGCCATCGCTCAACAGATAAAAGGTACTCCGGGGATAACAGGCTTATCTCCTCTGAGCGTTCATAGCGGCGAGGAGGTTTGGCACCTCGATGTCGGCTCATCACATCCTGGGGGTGGAGAAGCTCCCAAGGGTTCGGCTGTTCGCCGATGAAAGTGGTACGTGAGCTGGGTTTAGACCGTCGTGAGACAGGTCGGTCCCTATCTGCTGTGGGCGGAGGATACTTGCGGGGCTTTCTCCCTAGTACGAGAGGACTGGGAGGGACACACCGCTGATGTTCCAGTTGTGGCGCTAGCCGCACCGCTGGGTAGTCACGTGTGGACGGGATAAACGCTGAAGGCATATAAGCGTGAAACTTCCCCCTAGATCAGGTATCCCGCGCGAGCGAAGGCTCCTCGTAGACCACGAGGTCGATAGGCCGGACGTGTACGCGTGGCAACACGCTCAGCTAACCGGTACTAACAGCCGACCGCTTGGCCGCACTCCCCACTCCACCGCCCGTGTCTCGAACACATGCGACTTGACGCTTCACCACGTTGTACCGATACACCGTCGGGGTAACCCGACACGAACCATGCCGGTGACCATACCCAAACGGAAACACCCGTTCCCATTCCGAACACGGCCGTGAAACGTTTGAGGCCGATGGTAGTGCGTCCAGCGCGAGAGTAGGTATCGCCGGCTACTGTACAATCGATCGACGCCTCTGGACGAGAGGGCCGATCGCCAATACACTCTGATGAGGAGTGGCTTGCTCGACCGGTCAAACGGTTGAGCCGAGTGCTGATCTTTGACAAGTGGGTGCGTGAGATCTGTTTGAGGTGGGTTAACGCCGTTGAGTAGGTGTTAACTCCATCTCGGATCGGATCACAACGAACGAGCTCCGCCGCGAGGTGGGGTGCGTGCGGTGTGATGCGGTCCAAGACTGAAGTCGACACCGAACAACGGCCGGATTGAACTCGACCAAGTCGCTGCCGGGTGACTGGCAGTGCGAAAATTAACTTGAAGGGTTTGATTCTGGCTCAGAACGAACGTTGGCGGCATGGATTAGGCATGCAAGTCGGGGGAATCCCGCAAGGGGGAACCGGCGTAAGGGGCAGTAAGGCATGGGTACCTACCCGGGGGTTCGGGATAGCCATCAGAGATGGTGGGTAATACCGGATGACCTCGTGAGAGCAAAGATTCATCGCCCCCGGAGGGGCCCATGTGATATTAGCTAGTTGGTGGGGTAACGGCCCACCAAGGCGAAGATGTCTAGCGGGTGTGAGAGCACGACCCGCGCCACTCGCACTGAGACACTGGCGAGACACCTACGGGTGGCTGCAGTCGAGGATCTTCGGCAATGGGGGCAACCCTGACCGAGCGATGCCGCGTGCGCGATGAAGGCCTTCGGGTTGTAAAGCGCTTTAGTGGGGGAGAAAAGCCGAGAGGTGTGATCTATCCCAAAAATAAGCTCGGGCTAAGTTCGTGCCAGCAGCCGCGGTAAGACGAACCGAGCGAACGTTGTTCGGAATCACTGGGCTTAAAGGGCGCGTAGGCGGGCTATCAAGTCTGGGGTGAAATGCCGCGGCTCAACCGCGGAACGGCCTCAGATACTGACGGCCTGGAGGGAGGTAGGGGCATGTGGAACTGTAGGTGGAGCGGTGAAATGCGTTGATATCTACAGGAACTCCGGTGGCGAAAGCGACGTGCTGGACCTCTTCTGACGCTGAGGCGCGAAAGCTAGGGGAGCAAACGGGATTAGATACCCCGGTAGTCCTAGCCCTAAACGATGGGTACTAGATAGTAGACCAGATATGGGTTTACTGTCGAAGTTAAAATGCTAAGTACCCCGCCTGGGGAGTATGGTCGCAAGGCTGAAACTCAAAGAAATTGACGGGGGCTCACACAAGCGGTGGAGCATGTGGCTTAATTCGAGGCTACGCGAAGAACCTTATCCTGGACTTGACATGTGCGAAAGCGCTCGGCAGTAGGACCCGGAAACGGGAACGGACCCCAGCAATGGGGGGACCGAGCACAGGTGCTGCATGGCTGTCGTCAGCTCGTGTCGTGAGATGTCGGGTTAAGTCCCATAACGAGCGAAACCCTTACCTTTAGTTGCGACCCACAAGGGCACTCTAGAGGGACTGCCGGTGTCAAACCGGAGGAAGGCGGGGATGACGTCAAGTCCTCATGGCCTTTATGTCCAGGGCTGCACACGTGCTACAATGGTGTACACAGAGTGAAGCGACTCTGCGAAGAGGAGCCAATCACAGAAATTACACCCCAGTTCAGATCGCAGGCTGCAACTCGCCTGCGTGAAGCCGGAATCGCTAGTAATCGCGGGTCAGCAACACCGCGGTGAATGTGTTCCTGAGCCTTGTACACACCGCCCGTCAAGCCACGAAAGAGAGGGACGTCCGAAGCCACCTTCACCGGTGTCGAAGACGGACTTCTTGATTGGGACTAAGTCGTAACAAGGTAACCGTAGGGGAACCTGCGGTTGGATCACCTCCTTTCTAAGGATACTGACACACAGGTCGTGTGGCTCGAGCACCACCGACCACATATCACCCCGCCTCACACAGACCGCACGCACCCACTTGCCAACGATATACCCGCGACCCCGATGCAGAAATGCACCGGGGTCGCGGCTTTTTGCGTTTCGTTCTTGACGCCAATTCTGCGTTCGTCCGCACCTTTCTTTACACCCGGATGTCTCTTCAGCGGGCTTTTCGAGCCTAACGTGGTGGTTGTTTCGTTTGTAGCGGTCAGCTCTCCTCACTCCTTCGCATCGCAGACCCATCATGGTCACGCGGAAACCGAAGCGTTCGACATAATGACTTTCGTCGGCGCGGTTTCCGAACGCGAGGTGCTCATTGATGCGGCCTAAACCACACGAAGTTTCACCGCTGCGTTGCCGACTCGGTCTCGATCGCCTCGAAGAACGCGAGGTGCCCGCGTCGTTTACTCTCACGCCAGTAGTGCCCACGCTCACGGCGGCGATGACCGCTCGGTTGTCTGTGGTACTTCAGGACGGGCAGGGACGCGGAAATCACGCCAACGTGTTTACCCGCGCCGGCGACAGCATCACCTTCGCGAATGACTTTCTCGTCCCACTCGGCACCCCATCTGCCGCGACCGACTTATCTGGCGACGGGTCGCTTTCTGATACGCTCGCTTATTTTCGTTCCGGGAGCGTCGGGGTGAATAACTCGTTCACGAACCCGAGCCGGGCGGCGCGGGGCGGCTGGACCGCGGCGGACGTGCTTCAGAACCTTCCCGCCGAACTCACGGCGAGTCGGCCCGCGTTCGTGCTGATTATGGTTGGGACCAACGATATCGGTCTGGGCGTGCCGGCAGACACGTACCGTCAGAACCTGATCAAGATTGTCGAGACGGCAGTCAGCGCGGGCGTTGTGCCGGTATTGAGCACCATTCCGGATATTCCACTGTATCCGACCGCCCAGGCCAACATCCCGACGTTCAATCAAATCGTTCAGGACGTTGGTGAAACGCTTCAGGTGCCCGTGTGGAACTACTGGCGCGCGCTTCAGCGGCTTCCCGGTTCTGGCATCAGCAGCGACGGGGTTCACCCGAGCGTCTCGCCGAACGGCGGGGGCGATCTGACCACGTCTGGTCTCGGTTTCGGTTACAACACGCGCAACGTTACCGCACTGCAAACCCTCGACAAGCTTCGCCGCGTGCTGCTGCTCGGTCAAGAGCCGGACTCGACGAGCCTGGGGGACGCGTGGCTGCCGCTCACGAGCGCGGTCACGCTTGGGACCGGTGACACCAACGGGTTCCAGGTCCAATTGTTCGACACGCGCACCCGACGGACACTCGCGTTCGATGTGTTCGAGGGGTTTCGCGGGACCGTTCGGGTTTCGCTGGGCGACGTGAACCGTGACGGCGTGCCGGATCTGGTCGCCGCTGCCGGTCCCGGAGGCACGCCGCACATCAAGGTGATTGATGGCAGGAACGGGACACTTCTCGCGAGCTTCTTTGCGTTCGATCCGACGTACCTGGGCGGGCTGAGCGTTGCCATCGGCGATGTGAACGGCGACGGCGCTGGCGACATTGTGGTGGGCACGGCCGCTGGCACCGATCACATCAAGACGTTTACCGCCGCAGGGCGTCTGATTAACAGCTTCGAGGCGTTTGAATTGGGGTTCGCGGGCGGGGTTCAGGTTGCGGCCTCTGACTTGAACCGTGATGGGTACGCGGACGTGGTTGTCGCGGCCGGGGCCGGGGGACACGGGCACGTGGTGGCGTATTCGGTCGCTACGAACCGCAAGCTCGCAAGTTTCTATGCGTTCGGGGCAGAGTACGGCGGATCGGTATCGATCGCGGCGGGCGATTTCGACGGCAGCGGCGAGGGGCAGGTCGCGGTCGGTACGAGCGGCGGGACCGCGGCGTGTGTGATCGTGTACCGCCCGCTTACCACAGAGTGGATCTGCGGCTTCTTCGCTTACGGTGCGGGTTTCCAGGGCGGAGTGGGGTTGAGCGCGGTGACCCATTCCGGTGGAACGGAACTGTGGTCGGTGTCGAGCACTGCCGGGACCGCAGACGTGCGGCGGTTCGACATGCTCGGCACGACGAAAGACCGGTTCATGCTGTACGAACCGGGCTACAGCCGTGGCGCGACGTTCGGCGGTTGATAGCGGGTAGGGTGCTCATGTTCCATGTGAAGTTACGACTGCCCGAAGCGTTCAAAGCGGATCAGACAATATCGATTGTGGCTTTTGGCTACCGGCGCAAACGATTCGGGCAGGACGGCATCTAGTAAGTCGCAAGTCGTTACCATTTAACCTCATGTGACACCGAATGACACTCCCTTGCGCTGGACCGGCCGCTCAGCCTGTTCCGTGATAAGCGACCTGTTGTCGGCTACTTCCTGTTCGGGTTGCTCGCACTGGTCGGTGGGTTGCACATCCGAACGTATTACCGCCTCGAACTCAACCGAGAACTATACGCCCCGGTCACCTCGCTGGTGCTGCTGGCGGTTGTTGCCGCGACACCGTCGCCGGACAGCATCCACACGCTCGCGGCGCTCACACTACTGTGGTTCGTCTTCGGCTGGTACGCGTACCGGCTGTACCGGGTCGCCAGTCTCTGGCTGCTTGTCCATGCGGCGGTGCCGGTCCTGGTGCTGGTGCTGACCGAGGCGCGGAGCTAACGGACTGTGGCAGAAACTGGTCGTGACGTACTTCTTGTTGGCCGCCAACCTTGATTGCCTGCTAGTGACCGGTCGATTGGTACTTCCAGGCCCGGAAGATTTCGGGCACGAGCGCCGCAAGCAGCGTGGGAGATACGCTCCGCGTGTGATCTGGAAGCGAAATGATCGACCGCCGCCATTACCATGAGGCGATCTGGTCGCATCCAGAACCGGAGTCAGAGTTTAAGGCGCGAAAAGCAAACGCGGCGCTACGCTCACGGTGGTTCCCGTCACGTCGTCGAGCAGAATTACCTCTTCGTCACATCTGATCCCCGCGTGAGCTGCGGTTGACAGCACCAGTGGCTTTACTTAAAGATGCCGCCCGAACGAGCCGACGAGGGGTTCGCTTCCGGCAGGAGCTGGTCGCGTCCTCCCGGCCTAAGCGGTCCGAGAGGGTACGACCGCGTCGGACCGTCGAATCGCCTTTCACGGAGGGTTACCGCATGATTCGTCGAACTTGGATCGCCCGCCTGTTCACCGCCGCCGTCGCGATTGTGGCCAGCGCCGGGACCGTTGACGCCGGGCTGCTGCCGGTGTCCGTTACCGTCCAACCCGAGGCCGGCAACTTCCGCTGGACCTACTCGGTCGTCCTGCCCAGCGACATGAAGCTCCAGGCGGGCAGCTACTTCACCATCTACGACTTCGCCGGGTACGTGGCCGGGTCCGGGTCGGTGTCGGCGACCGCCCCCGACGACACCTTCTCGCAGTACTGGACGGTCAGCACCACTGCGCTGGGGCCGACCCCGGACCGCCTGAACCCGCAGGACGATCCGAACATCTCGAACCTGACGTTCACCTACAACGGGCCGACCCTGCCGATCGGCGACCCGCAGCGCATGACGCTCGGGAACTTCGTCGCGACCTCGGCGTACAGCACCACCGCGGACAGCTTCTTCACGGCCACCAACCCGCGGCTGTCCAACGGCGAGATCGACAGCAACATCACCTCGACGCTGGTCCCGAAGGGCGGGGACGTGCCCCCTCCGACGGGCACCCCGGAGCCGACCACGCTGGTGCTGGCCGGTCTGGGGCTCCCGCTGATCGGGCTGCGCCGGGTGCTCCGCCGCCGGGCGTAAGTTCGAGTGGGAAGCCGTAAGGCTCGGGAGCCGTCCCGTCGAAGACCGCCACAGTGGGGTCTTCGACGGGGCGGCTCCCGGGCCTTACGGCTTCCCACTCGTTCTCACACCAGAATTTCCGCCTCCGGGAACCGGTCCTGTAACGCGGCCCGCTGTCCGCTGGTGAGGCCGTTCTCGCGCAAGTCGAGGTGGTACAACTTCACCCGCGGGTCGGCGTTCACCAGGGTGTGAACGGCGTCGGCCCGGAGCCCGTTCCGCGCCAGCCCGAGCCACCGTAGCGGGGGCGTGGTCCGGCGCCGCCCCAATTCGGCCACGATCTCGCGCACCCCGTTGTCGCCGACCTGCTGGCCTTCCAGGTCGAGCAGCCGGAGCCGCTCCCACGGGAACGTGAACCCCAGATCGAGGTACGAGAGCGGCCCCGGGCCGGTCTGCGGCCGCCACCCGAGCCGCAACTCCTCGACCCACCGCACGCACCGGCTCGCGAGCGCCTTTTGCACCTCGTCGGACTTGAACGGGATGTAACTCAGGTCCAGCTTGGTGAACCGCCGGTGGTCGGCGCGCGGCAGCGACTCGGACAGCACCCGCGACAGGTTCGGGATGTCGGCCAGGTCGAGCGCCCGCAGGGCCGGCAGCGCGGGGCCGGCCAGGAACGCCCGGAGCCATTGCACCGGCACCGGGGTACTGCGGAAGTTGAGGTCCGTCAGCGCGCCGAGCTGCGGGCACCCGGCGAGCGGCTCGAAGTAGTCCACGCCGTGACCCAATTTGCTGAAATCGAGCCGGGTCACTCGCGTCAGTTGAGGGGCATCGAACAACGAGTTGAGCGGGGCGTGCGCGACGGTGAGCGCGAACCGCACGACCTGAACCGAGCGGACCGGCTCGGCCGCGAACAGCGCCGCGGCGTCGCGCCCGAACGTGGCTGCGTCCAGGGCCACGTGTTCAACGAAGCCGCGCACGAACTGCCACCCGATGGCCCGCTTCAACAGGTGCCGGGTCCACGTCCCGCGGTGCCGTTCGAGCAGGTGCTGAGCGGCGGTCTCACATTCGCGAGCCTGCGGCGAGTACGGCTCGGCGTGCGCCCCCTCGACCTGAAGCCGCACGAACTGACCGCGATCGGGGTCGCCGTTTTCCTGGAGCCAGTCGGCGTACATGAGACGCGGCGTGTCCTCTTCGGGGTGCTCGAGCACGGCGGCAAGGAGGGAATCGCGGTCATTCATCGGTCGTTCCCCTCGGACACGCACCCCACCCCCAGCCAAGCCGTCACATTTGCGCCGGAGAACGCATACGGATTATGTGGCGGTTCGCCGGACGCGGACTGAAATTTCGTGCGAATGACGGGGGCGAAATATCAGTTTCAGCCGAAAGTCGTTTCTCCACGGCCCGCTGACATAAGCGTGTGAGCCGTTGCGTTAAAATTCACACGGCGAGCTATCTGCGGCGTTAACAGACTCGCAATAGGGGGCAAATCACCAGAGTCGGGTACTCGTTGACGCCAGCGTCTGCCCCTGATGATCTGGTTGAGTTAAATGGGAACTATGGCCATTTCAATAGTTGCGATCGTGCCTCAATGTGTCTTGTAATCGGACTGCGCTGGCGTCTCCGACAACGGAAATGATAAACGCAAGCATAAAGCCCCTCCAGAAAATATCGTGGGCCTCATTCTCGATGTGCTGTTGGTGAGCAGGATGGTTGCGTACAAAATGCTCAGATCTGCCGCCGTTACTTGCGGAAATTCAGCGATTTGAGAAGACGGTGTATGCCAGTGCCTAAAAAAAGGGCACCGCGAAACCTTTGCCAATAAGCCCTTTTCTGAACCGTCCGTGAATTCTGAAAGGTCATGGCGCGATTGCTGCATTTAGCAGTAGTCCAAACTCGTCCATGTCGGTTCGCCCCGATCGCCCTGTCCTCTCCCAACTAAAAGTTGCCCGCACCGCCTTGGACGGTGGTGTACCCCTTTTGGCTCTACCTTTGGAAAGGCCACTAATGTCGGCTCGTCGTTCGCGTAACGGTTTCACGCTGATCGAGTTGCTGGTGGTGATCGCGATCATCGCGATCCTCATCGGGCTCCTGCTCCCGGCCGTCCAGAAGGTGCGCGAGGCCGCCGCCCGGATGAGCAGTCAGAACAACCTCAAGCAGATGGGCCTCGCGATGCACAACCTCGCAGGCGTCCAGAACGATCAGTTCTGCTCCGGCTGGGGCGGCACCCGCGCGACGACCACGACCGCGGACCCGGTGCGGCCGTGGACGTGGCACATCCTGCCGTACATCGAGCAAGAGAACATCTCGAAGGCTGCGAGTCCGCCGCTGACGACCGTCATTAAGACATTCAACGCCCCGAACGACGCCTCGTTCGTCAGCGGCCAACCCCTGACCAGTTACGCCGGTAACGCCCTTGTCCTCGGTATCGCGAGTCCGACGGCTAGCACGTTTCCGGCTCTTGGGACAACCGGGGTTACTGCCAAACTGGTGAACTTGAACTCCATCACCGACGGTACGTCGAATACCCTTCTGTTCGCCGAGCGTTATGCGACGACTACTCTCCCGACTACCGCCTCAACAGTGATCTACGCTGGCGTCGCTGATGCGTCTGCGCAGGTCGCCATCGAGTACATCGCCGCTCA belongs to Gemmata obscuriglobus and includes:
- a CDS encoding GDSL-type esterase/lipase family protein — encoded protein: MTARLSVVLQDGQGRGNHANVFTRAGDSITFANDFLVPLGTPSAATDLSGDGSLSDTLAYFRSGSVGVNNSFTNPSRAARGGWTAADVLQNLPAELTASRPAFVLIMVGTNDIGLGVPADTYRQNLIKIVETAVSAGVVPVLSTIPDIPLYPTAQANIPTFNQIVQDVGETLQVPVWNYWRALQRLPGSGISSDGVHPSVSPNGGGDLTTSGLGFGYNTRNVTALQTLDKLRRVLLLGQEPDSTSLGDAWLPLTSAVTLGTGDTNGFQVQLFDTRTRRTLAFDVFEGFRGTVRVSLGDVNRDGVPDLVAAAGPGGTPHIKVIDGRNGTLLASFFAFDPTYLGGLSVAIGDVNGDGAGDIVVGTAAGTDHIKTFTAAGRLINSFEAFELGFAGGVQVAASDLNRDGYADVVVAAGAGGHGHVVAYSVATNRKLASFYAFGAEYGGSVSIAAGDFDGSGEGQVAVGTSGGTAACVIVYRPLTTEWICGFFAYGAGFQGGVGLSAVTHSGGTELWSVSSTAGTADVRRFDMLGTTKDRFMLYEPGYSRGATFGG
- a CDS encoding transglutaminase family protein — its product is MSFDLTRNLELETTGLGMIRYTITHVTTYDYTEPVSLCQNVAHLSARDSERQQVERPLLSINPEPAVIEERVDYFGNPVHYFTIQEPHRELTVRAEHVISVSVEPPPDPATTPAWELIRDQLNWNRSPAWIDAYQFVVDSRYVAADGRYARYAAESFTPNRPVLEAALELMARVHKEFVYDPRATTLATPVAEVFEKRRGVCQDFAHLLLACLRSLGLAARYVSGYLSTLPPPGKSRLIGADASHAWVSVFCGDIGWVDLDPTNDQIPAERHVLLAWGRDYDDVSPLKGVILGGGQHVVKVSVDVCPDQPELGVVG
- a CDS encoding DUF1559 domain-containing protein → MSARRSRNGFTLIELLVVIAIIAILIGLLLPAVQKVREAAARMSSQNNLKQMGLAMHNLAGVQNDQFCSGWGGTRATTTTADPVRPWTWHILPYIEQENISKAASPPLTTVIKTFNAPNDASFVSGQPLTSYAGNALVLGIASPTASTFPALGTTGVTAKLVNLNSITDGTSNTLLFAERYATTTLPTTASTVIYAGVADASAQVAIEYIAAQHPWYGTRPSHVLFAPKYFATPAAPYPFQSKPANNAASDLVPHGMSSGTMSVAMCDGSVRGVSASVINSTWILVCDPSDNFPIPSNW
- a CDS encoding PEP-CTERM sorting domain-containing protein, whose amino-acid sequence is MIRRTWIARLFTAAVAIVASAGTVDAGLLPVSVTVQPEAGNFRWTYSVVLPSDMKLQAGSYFTIYDFAGYVAGSGSVSATAPDDTFSQYWTVSTTALGPTPDRLNPQDDPNISNLTFTYNGPTLPIGDPQRMTLGNFVATSAYSTTADSFFTATNPRLSNGEIDSNITSTLVPKGGDVPPPTGTPEPTTLVLAGLGLPLIGLRRVLRRRA
- a CDS encoding TIGR02996 domain-containing protein, coding for MNDRDSLLAAVLEHPEEDTPRLMYADWLQENGDPDRGQFVRLQVEGAHAEPYSPQARECETAAQHLLERHRGTWTRHLLKRAIGWQFVRGFVEHVALDAATFGRDAAALFAAEPVRSVQVVRFALTVAHAPLNSLFDAPQLTRVTRLDFSKLGHGVDYFEPLAGCPQLGALTDLNFRSTPVPVQWLRAFLAGPALPALRALDLADIPNLSRVLSESLPRADHRRFTKLDLSYIPFKSDEVQKALASRCVRWVEELRLGWRPQTGPGPLSYLDLGFTFPWERLRLLDLEGQQVGDNGVREIVAELGRRRTTPPLRWLGLARNGLRADAVHTLVNADPRVKLYHLDLRENGLTSGQRAALQDRFPEAEILV